In Cydia strobilella chromosome 22, ilCydStro3.1, whole genome shotgun sequence, one genomic interval encodes:
- the LOC134751487 gene encoding fez family zinc finger protein erm-like: MQPFQTSAREPREPSPDRASSPDTPHTPAAPAPVLNFSIARLMEPDRKKSVSPDPPPPFLSYGAQLLDSAFKQYIPAARRQLVSQYPLLYYGPDLVSLTYAHQLQLPRPPPASPPRVPSPRPATDVVSSTTGPTPSPAKNKSFACGDCGKVFNAHYNLTRHMPVHTGARPFVCKICGKGFRQASTLCRHKIIHTSEKPHKCLTCGKAFNRSSTLNTHARIHAGYKPFVCEFCGKGFHQKGNYKNHRLTHSGEKAYKCSICNKAFHQIYNLTFHMHTHNERKPFTCSICAKGFCRNFDLKKHTRKLHLGASSSNNDSSLDTQDESTQEASPEEARAAFRPFLGSPYPRLLDARLPAPNTFFSKLL; the protein is encoded by the coding sequence ATGCAGCCGTTCCAGACATCGGCGCGCGAGCCGCGCGAGCCCTCGCCCGACCGCGCCTCGTCCCCCGACACCCCGCACACCCCCGCCGCTCCCGCGCCCGTCCTCAACTTCTCCATCGCCCGCCTCATGGAGCCCGACCGCAAGAAGTCCGTCTCACCGGACCCGCCACCGCCTTTCTTGTCCTACGGAGCGCAGCTTCTCGACTCTGCTTTTAAGCAGTACATCCCGGCGGCGAGGAGACAACTGGTCTCGCAGTATCCTCTACTTTACTACGGACCAGACCTGGTGTCGTTAACGTATGCTCACCAGCTACAGCTGCCGCGGCCACCGCCAGCTTCACCGCCCCGAGTACCCAGCCCTAGACCCGCCACTGATGTTGTCTCTTCAACTACCGGTCCCACACCTTCCCCGGCTAAGAACAAAAGCTTCGCTTGCGGAGACTGCGGGAAAGTCTTTAATGCGCATTATAACCTAACCAGACACATGCCCGTCCATACGGGAGCGAGGCCATTTGTGTGCAAAATCTGCGGTAAAGGCTTCCGACAGGCTTCAACTCTGTGTCGCCACAAAATCATACACACGTCAGAGAAGCCACACAAGTGCCTGACGTGCGGCAAGGCCTTCAACCGCTCCTCGACGCTTAACACGCATGCGCGCATCCACGCCGGCTACAAGCCCTTCGTCTGCGAGTTCTGCGGGAAAGGTTTCCATCAGAAAGGAAACTATAAGAACCACAGACTAACACACAGCGGGGAGAAAGCATACAAGTGCAGTATCTGCAATAAGGCGTTCCATCAGATCTATAACCTTACCTTTCACATGCATACTCACAATGAGCGAAAACCGTTTACATGCAGTATTTGCGCTAAAGGATTCTGCAGGAATTTCGACTTGAAGAAACACACTAGGAAGCTACATTTGGGAGCAAGTTCATCTAATAACGACTCGTCACTGGACACGCAAGACGAGTCGACGCAAGAGGCGAGTCCGGAGGAGGCCCGCGCGGCCTTTCGGCCTTTCCTCGGATCCCCGTACCCTCGACTCTTAGACGCTCGACTTCCGGCGCCGAACACTTTCTTCTCAAAGCTCTTGTGA